The following proteins are encoded in a genomic region of Gemmatimonadota bacterium:
- a CDS encoding prepilin-type N-terminal cleavage/methylation domain-containing protein, giving the protein MSRPARPLRRCGRGRGGLAALPPCAWRLRAAQPGFTLVEVMVALVVLTISMLALASTLGFLLMQVRNADVRSERAAALQQVIETLRATPYDNLQDRLETAPAVVGSFQIWWSVSTTSRDLKRIALYTRGPAYLAGEGWVRAAQDTFEVSIARGRPNT; this is encoded by the coding sequence ATGAGTAGGCCAGCCAGGCCTTTGCGGCGGTGTGGGCGCGGGCGCGGCGGGCTGGCGGCGTTGCCGCCCTGCGCCTGGCGCCTGCGGGCCGCCCAGCCGGGGTTCACCCTGGTGGAAGTCATGGTGGCGCTGGTCGTTCTTACCATCTCCATGCTGGCCCTGGCCTCGACACTGGGCTTCCTGCTGATGCAGGTGCGCAACGCGGACGTGCGGAGTGAGCGGGCTGCCGCGCTGCAGCAGGTGATCGAGACGCTGCGTGCCACGCCGTATGACAACCTGCAGGACCGGCTCGAGACGGCGCCGGCGGTAGTGGGCTCGTTCCAGATATGGTGGAGCGTGAGTACCACGTCCCGGGACCTCAAGCGGATCGCGCTTTACACCCGCGGTCCGGCGTACCTTGCCGGTGAGGGCTGGGTGCGCGCGGCGCAGGATACGTTCGAGGTGAGCATAGCCCGGGGCCGGCCAAATACATGA